In one window of Desulforhabdus amnigena DNA:
- a CDS encoding peptidylprolyl isomerase, translating into MKTSESNPVVVMETSEGTIKIELWADKAPVTVENFLKYVDEGFYDGTIFHRVISEFMIQGGGLTPDMKEKPTHPPIKNEANPELKNNRGTIAMARTNQVHSATCQFFINTVNNDFLNHKNATPMGFGYAVFGEVIDGMDVVDKIRKVATTSFGYHQDVPATPVVINSAKRLS; encoded by the coding sequence ATGAAGACTTCAGAATCGAATCCCGTCGTGGTAATGGAGACATCAGAAGGTACGATCAAAATAGAGCTCTGGGCTGACAAGGCTCCTGTTACCGTAGAAAACTTCTTGAAGTATGTCGATGAAGGTTTCTATGATGGTACCATCTTTCACCGGGTTATCTCCGAATTCATGATCCAGGGAGGAGGACTCACTCCCGATATGAAGGAAAAGCCAACCCACCCCCCTATCAAGAACGAAGCCAATCCCGAACTCAAGAACAACCGCGGCACCATTGCCATGGCTAGAACAAACCAGGTCCATAGCGCTACCTGCCAATTTTTCATCAATACCGTGAACAACGACTTCCTCAACCACAAGAACGCAACCCCCATGGGTTTTGGCTATGCCGTATTCGGGGAAGTGATTGACGGCATGGATGTCGTGGATAAAATCAGAAAGGTTGCTACCACTTCTTTCGGATATCATCAGGATGTCCCTGCAACACCGGTTGTCATCAATAGTGCCAAGCGCCTCAGTTGA
- a CDS encoding DUF1847 domain-containing protein — translation MQDKHPQCAECPYDWSERFCRKENGKAPENCPSLRHRDLVKKAVEEIQSPEVFEFARQASIQEAEGYGNREKGYSMVRPIKPRIVEVIEFANKMKYKRIGLVFCVGLRREAAVVHEILKNQGFEVISVVCKVGRVSKEVLQITKEQQIVSNSFESMCNPVLQALVVNHHQSDFNVLLGLCVGHDSLFFKYAEAPCTVLAVKDRLMGHNPLAAIYQYESYYRYLKNPLEPKG, via the coding sequence ATGCAAGACAAACACCCCCAGTGTGCAGAGTGCCCTTACGATTGGTCCGAAAGATTTTGCCGCAAAGAAAATGGCAAAGCCCCTGAAAATTGCCCTTCACTGCGTCATCGGGATTTGGTGAAAAAAGCTGTGGAAGAAATTCAATCGCCGGAGGTTTTCGAGTTCGCCAGGCAGGCTTCCATTCAGGAGGCTGAAGGGTATGGAAACCGTGAAAAGGGCTACAGTATGGTGCGGCCGATCAAGCCGCGCATCGTAGAAGTTATTGAATTTGCAAATAAAATGAAATACAAGCGGATCGGACTGGTGTTTTGTGTGGGTTTGCGCCGTGAAGCGGCCGTTGTGCATGAAATTTTGAAGAATCAAGGATTTGAGGTGATCTCCGTGGTGTGTAAAGTGGGCAGGGTATCCAAGGAGGTGCTCCAAATCACAAAAGAGCAGCAAATTGTATCGAACAGTTTTGAATCCATGTGTAATCCTGTTCTCCAGGCCCTTGTCGTCAACCACCATCAGTCAGACTTCAACGTTCTGCTCGGATTGTGCGTTGGGCATGATTCATTGTTTTTCAAGTATGCCGAAGCTCCCTGTACCGTACTCGCCGTGAAAGACCGCCTGATGGGCCATAACCCCCTGGCTGCCATTTACCAGTACGAGAGTTATTACCGGTATCTCAAAAACCCTCTTGAACCAAAAGGATGA
- a CDS encoding ATP-binding protein translates to MVSRPSQPNQWAWFSPWMIIGSVGILAAILFFLAAKNINREREFMLRALLSEANLLANSLEASSRTGMMGMGWGQNQLQLLLEETAQQPEILSAAIVTATGRIVAHNEAYKIGQRMLVNIPQGDQISYRFLDTPEKSFEVVRSYKPWFKKRGRGSHGMNCPFPQEEGACGNDDFYVVLGLDPSPFEAVQRQDLQQTVLLFGLMFLVGAAGIISLVWAQHYRDARKCLRDVEAFTSTLVNQMPVGLMATDKRGQIQRTNAAALQILKSPLINANIYAFPCFRSIAKQLENEEKVVEQDVLYSTDGTNRVPLLVNAAVIRDGEERISGYVFLFTDMTNIKQLEEQLHRSERLAALGRLAAGVAHEIRNPLSSIKGFATILGGRLKDDDRARKIAEVMSQEVERLNRVVSELLDFARPTELQKRVCLCSELIQHTSRLVEMDASHQGVEVQSLINPEDLQVEVDPDRFSQVLLNLYLNALQSMENGGTLQIRVYREADQAVFKISDSGMGISSEDLPHIFDPYYTTKPRGVGLGLANVHKLMEAHGGDIEVESVPGKGTSFTLRLPAIRKEFIPKGNQSFQENRRK, encoded by the coding sequence ATGGTTTCACGACCTTCACAACCCAACCAGTGGGCATGGTTTTCGCCCTGGATGATCATCGGCTCCGTAGGCATTCTTGCGGCCATCCTTTTCTTTTTGGCTGCAAAGAATATAAACCGGGAACGGGAATTCATGCTGAGAGCGCTCCTTTCTGAAGCGAATCTTCTTGCCAATTCCCTGGAGGCGAGCAGCCGAACCGGAATGATGGGGATGGGATGGGGACAGAACCAGCTGCAGCTTCTCCTGGAAGAAACCGCACAGCAGCCTGAAATCCTCTCTGCGGCCATCGTCACTGCAACCGGGCGCATCGTGGCGCACAACGAGGCTTATAAAATCGGCCAAAGAATGCTCGTAAACATTCCTCAAGGCGATCAGATTTCTTACCGCTTCCTGGACACACCGGAGAAATCCTTTGAAGTCGTTCGTTCCTATAAACCCTGGTTCAAGAAGAGAGGCAGAGGTTCGCACGGGATGAACTGTCCCTTTCCGCAGGAAGAGGGAGCTTGCGGCAACGACGACTTTTACGTGGTACTGGGGCTTGATCCTTCTCCTTTTGAAGCAGTTCAGCGCCAGGATCTGCAGCAAACCGTGCTGCTTTTCGGACTCATGTTTCTGGTAGGGGCCGCGGGGATCATCTCTTTGGTCTGGGCTCAGCATTACCGGGATGCCCGCAAGTGCCTTCGGGACGTCGAGGCCTTCACCTCCACCCTGGTCAATCAGATGCCTGTGGGACTGATGGCCACGGACAAAAGAGGGCAAATCCAAAGGACCAATGCAGCGGCTCTCCAGATTTTGAAGTCACCTTTAATCAATGCAAATATCTACGCCTTTCCCTGTTTTCGCTCCATAGCAAAGCAACTCGAAAATGAAGAGAAAGTAGTGGAACAGGATGTTCTGTATTCGACGGACGGAACGAACCGTGTTCCACTCCTCGTGAACGCTGCCGTCATTCGGGACGGCGAAGAAAGAATCTCCGGATACGTCTTTCTTTTTACGGACATGACCAATATCAAGCAACTGGAGGAGCAGCTTCACCGGAGCGAGCGCCTGGCTGCATTGGGGCGTCTGGCTGCTGGAGTCGCCCACGAGATACGAAATCCGTTGAGCTCCATCAAAGGCTTTGCCACCATATTGGGGGGGCGACTGAAGGATGACGACCGGGCTCGAAAAATTGCGGAAGTCATGAGCCAGGAAGTGGAACGACTCAACCGGGTTGTCTCGGAATTGCTGGACTTCGCACGACCGACGGAACTCCAAAAAAGGGTCTGTCTCTGCTCTGAACTGATCCAGCACACTTCTCGTTTGGTGGAAATGGATGCATCGCATCAGGGAGTGGAAGTCCAATCCCTTATCAATCCTGAAGATCTGCAGGTGGAAGTGGATCCGGACCGTTTTTCACAAGTTCTTCTCAATCTTTATCTCAATGCGTTGCAGTCCATGGAAAATGGCGGCACCCTCCAAATACGGGTATACAGGGAGGCGGATCAGGCTGTCTTCAAAATTTCCGACTCCGGAATGGGAATCTCTTCCGAGGACCTCCCTCATATCTTTGACCCATACTATACAACCAAGCCACGTGGTGTGGGATTGGGGCTTGCCAATGTGCATAAACTCATGGAGGCTCACGGAGGTGATATCGAAGTGGAGAGCGTTCCGGGAAAGGGAACGAGCTTCACTCTGCGGCTCCCGGCTATTCGAAAGGAATTTATCCCCAAAGGAAATCAATCTTTCCAGGAAAACAGGCGGAAATGA
- a CDS encoding OB-fold nucleic acid binding domain-containing protein, protein MKKTAKCLIVLVTMLLFLAGCDSFLSTPIGKILENPRKYADRSVTISGEVTEVFSLMVVRYFVIKDKTGQIAVVTDKPLPRKGTEITVHGMVKEAFSMGDQQLLVLVEDSGKKE, encoded by the coding sequence GTGAAAAAGACGGCGAAGTGTTTGATTGTGCTTGTGACGATGCTTTTGTTTTTGGCGGGATGTGACTCTTTCTTATCGACACCGATCGGAAAAATCCTTGAAAATCCAAGAAAGTATGCGGATCGTTCCGTCACGATATCCGGGGAGGTTACGGAAGTTTTCAGCCTGATGGTGGTGCGTTATTTCGTCATCAAGGACAAAACCGGGCAAATTGCTGTGGTTACAGATAAACCTCTGCCGCGAAAAGGTACCGAGATCACGGTCCACGGCATGGTGAAGGAGGCCTTTTCAATGGGCGATCAACAATTGCTGGTTCTAGTAGAGGACAGTGGCAAGAAAGAGTAA
- a CDS encoding C-GCAxxG-C-C family protein, translating into MRQKAMDLFKKRFHCSQAVIAVGQEKMNSVNEDQIKCMGSFGGGIASSGRVCGALLGGVALISSLYSRGNLNEKEDPRMWFLSRKLTRKFEEITQPFGGVNCSDIARVDWHDRNAVKEFYSNSESRRKHCIQLVGDVAYALGEILEEESSK; encoded by the coding sequence ATGAGACAAAAGGCTATGGACCTTTTCAAGAAAAGGTTTCACTGCAGCCAGGCGGTAATAGCCGTCGGCCAGGAAAAAATGAATAGTGTGAATGAGGACCAGATCAAATGTATGGGATCCTTTGGCGGCGGCATCGCCAGTTCCGGCAGGGTCTGCGGCGCCTTGCTAGGAGGAGTGGCTTTGATTTCAAGCCTTTACAGCCGGGGAAACCTGAATGAGAAAGAAGATCCACGCATGTGGTTTCTGAGCCGCAAACTCACCAGGAAATTCGAGGAAATCACCCAGCCCTTCGGAGGTGTCAATTGCAGCGATATTGCAAGGGTGGATTGGCACGATCGCAACGCAGTCAAAGAATTCTACAGCAACTCCGAGAGCCGGAGAAAACACTGCATCCAGCTCGTGGGTGATGTAGCCTATGCCCTGGGAGAAATCCTGGAGGAAGAAAGCTCAAAATAG